A single Atopobiaceae bacterium DNA region contains:
- a CDS encoding DUF6020 family protein, with the protein MDTVSYATTKARRSLRALGGRPSVPVVIFTALVAAYLSGSVVLDGHLDYTGDYMDAYPSNFLTALQPADLLPWLGLAAVIFVVLFLLGRLVASRGQAARQRRGSSSFSRSLADGYEVERNASVPAMSVDPSELTGDLAGHHLIDYYHRHAGLFWGITCLVFLAWFSVWVMYYPGTSMNDQIGIINDPLYSSTGHPLLYCLLLSGFVKGSIALFGDGAIGFAAYTLIQMLACAAIVAAMCCWLRWRAAKMPMVIIVALLFAFVPVVADNAICSIKDTLFNFVMLLWIPFFDQFLRRRGAIFYDPAERHYYLVLCVITGITRNNGLVVAPLLMLGVVIASIGHTGMRQIVTTSLLALVLMLVPSGLTKLMGADYRASEALGTPLQQMCAVYSSSEGHTTDAQREVINGCIGLDYLSTDYWPAFTDGIKYQGHMNNDWINEHQSEVIQTWIEIGTASPANFDIYVRAWLSGSYGNWSLTAPCSTGQSFFFRQVNNFEAGTGAWYQQKVDEYGIRTRSLLPTEVTASFKAFWEPLVTCPCTGTLFAIVLVLATLACNKEGTLSRGLLPYWPSILLWASLMVSSPFSFALRYGLSLLLAIPFLVCLIILPVNRTGEQGIMSGAGMDASVARLRRSR; encoded by the coding sequence ATGGACACCGTCTCGTACGCCACCACCAAAGCACGACGCTCACTCCGGGCCCTGGGGGGTCGTCCCTCGGTGCCTGTGGTCATCTTCACCGCCCTTGTCGCGGCCTATCTCTCGGGGTCGGTCGTCTTGGATGGTCACCTTGACTACACCGGCGACTATATGGATGCCTATCCGAGCAACTTCCTCACGGCCCTCCAACCCGCCGACCTCCTCCCGTGGCTGGGTCTTGCTGCCGTCATCTTCGTGGTGCTCTTCCTGCTTGGTCGCCTGGTCGCCTCCCGGGGGCAGGCGGCCCGCCAGAGGCGCGGGTCGAGCTCTTTCTCCCGGTCGCTCGCTGATGGCTATGAGGTCGAGCGGAACGCATCGGTCCCCGCCATGTCCGTGGATCCCTCCGAGCTCACGGGCGACCTCGCTGGGCACCATCTGATCGACTACTACCACCGGCATGCCGGGCTCTTCTGGGGCATAACGTGCCTGGTGTTCCTGGCCTGGTTCTCGGTCTGGGTCATGTACTACCCTGGCACCTCGATGAACGACCAGATCGGCATCATCAACGACCCGCTCTACTCCTCGACGGGTCATCCGTTGCTGTACTGCCTCCTCCTGTCGGGCTTCGTGAAGGGTTCGATCGCCCTGTTTGGTGACGGTGCGATCGGGTTTGCCGCCTATACGCTCATCCAGATGCTGGCATGCGCCGCCATCGTGGCCGCGATGTGCTGCTGGCTCAGGTGGCGTGCCGCCAAGATGCCCATGGTCATCATCGTGGCCCTGCTCTTCGCCTTCGTGCCCGTGGTGGCCGACAATGCGATCTGCTCGATCAAGGACACCCTCTTCAACTTCGTGATGCTGCTCTGGATACCCTTCTTCGACCAGTTCCTGCGACGGCGCGGCGCCATCTTCTACGACCCGGCAGAGCGCCATTACTACCTCGTGCTCTGCGTGATCACCGGCATCACGCGCAACAACGGCCTCGTCGTGGCACCGCTGCTCATGCTCGGCGTCGTGATTGCGAGCATCGGCCATACCGGCATGAGGCAGATCGTGACGACGTCCCTCCTGGCCCTCGTCCTCATGCTCGTGCCATCGGGTCTCACCAAGCTCATGGGCGCCGACTATCGCGCCTCGGAGGCCCTTGGCACACCCCTCCAGCAGATGTGTGCCGTCTACTCGAGCAGCGAGGGCCATACCACCGATGCCCAACGGGAGGTCATCAACGGCTGCATCGGCCTCGACTACCTCTCGACGGACTATTGGCCCGCCTTCACGGATGGTATCAAGTACCAGGGCCACATGAACAACGACTGGATCAACGAGCACCAGTCGGAGGTCATCCAGACCTGGATTGAAATCGGGACGGCGAGCCCGGCCAACTTCGACATCTACGTCAGGGCCTGGCTCTCGGGGTCGTACGGCAACTGGAGCCTCACGGCGCCCTGCAGCACGGGGCAGTCGTTCTTCTTCAGGCAGGTCAACAACTTCGAGGCGGGCACGGGGGCGTGGTACCAGCAGAAGGTCGATGAGTATGGCATCCGCACAAGGTCGCTGCTTCCGACAGAGGTCACGGCGTCGTTCAAGGCCTTCTGGGAGCCGCTCGTGACTTGTCCCTGCACGGGAACGCTCTTTGCCATCGTGCTCGTGCTCGCGACGCTCGCCTGCAACAAGGAGGGCACCCTGTCCCGGGGGCTGCTGCCCTACTGGCCCTCGATCCTGCTGTGGGCTTCCCTCATGGTCTCGTCGCCCTTCTCGTTCGCCCTGCGCTATGGCCTGAGCCTGCTGCTGGCGATTCCCTTCCTCGTGTGCCTCATCATCCTCCCCGTGAACCGTACGGGAGAGCAGGGCATCATGTCAGGTGCGGGGATGGATGCGAGCGTGGCACGCCTGAGGCGGTCTCGCTAA
- a CDS encoding putative DNA modification/repair radical SAM protein, whose translation MDTLSKLGILAEAAKYDAACTSSGVTREAKPGSLGIASNAGCCHTFTADGRCVTLLKVLMSNACSYDCAYCVNRRSNTVPRATFSPRELAELTVDFYKRNYIEGLFLSSGVLGDADATTERMVACLRVLRQELHFNGYIHAKAIPGTSPDLIDQLGHLADRLSVNVELPSATSLSRLCPDKSPKAIGAPMAQIATSITTTAGLARTHGRAPSPTTTDSLAPRGSSTLARPRRTGGFAPAGQATQLIIGASPENDNQVLKLSSSLYARYGLKRVFYSAYMPVIDDPALPAQDVPVPLRREHRLYQADWLMRFYDFSADELVGPDTPWLDLDVDPKLAWALTHMDLFPIEVNDAPLASLLRVPGIGPKGARRIVSARRGSPLGFEDLRRLRVTLKRARHFLTCSGVRDPTSPLDAELIRQRVISDARNSRYNKAQRQEGLQLSLF comes from the coding sequence ATGGACACCCTCTCGAAGCTCGGCATCCTGGCAGAGGCAGCCAAGTACGACGCCGCCTGCACCAGCTCCGGCGTCACCCGTGAGGCCAAGCCAGGCTCGCTTGGAATCGCGTCGAATGCGGGCTGCTGCCACACGTTCACCGCAGACGGCAGATGCGTCACCCTCCTCAAGGTGCTCATGAGCAACGCCTGCAGCTATGACTGTGCCTATTGCGTCAACCGCCGGTCGAACACGGTCCCCAGGGCCACCTTCTCCCCTCGTGAGCTCGCCGAGCTCACGGTGGACTTCTACAAGCGCAACTACATCGAGGGGCTGTTCCTCTCGTCGGGCGTGCTGGGAGACGCCGACGCGACCACCGAGCGCATGGTGGCCTGCCTCAGGGTCCTGCGCCAGGAGCTCCACTTCAACGGATACATCCATGCCAAGGCGATACCGGGCACCTCGCCCGACCTCATAGACCAGCTGGGGCATCTGGCAGACCGCCTCTCCGTCAATGTCGAGCTCCCCAGTGCGACGAGCCTCTCACGCCTCTGCCCCGACAAGTCGCCCAAGGCGATCGGCGCCCCCATGGCACAGATTGCGACCAGCATCACGACCACCGCCGGCCTCGCTCGCACACATGGCAGGGCGCCCTCCCCCACTACCACGGACAGCCTTGCCCCAAGGGGCTCGTCCACACTCGCGCGCCCCCGCCGCACGGGCGGCTTCGCGCCGGCCGGGCAGGCCACGCAGCTCATCATCGGTGCCTCGCCCGAGAACGACAACCAGGTGCTCAAGCTCTCGAGCTCGCTCTATGCGCGCTATGGCCTCAAGCGCGTCTTCTATTCCGCCTACATGCCCGTGATCGACGACCCGGCGCTCCCTGCCCAGGACGTGCCCGTGCCCCTTCGTCGGGAGCACCGTCTCTACCAGGCTGACTGGCTCATGCGCTTCTATGACTTCTCGGCAGACGAGCTCGTGGGCCCAGACACCCCCTGGCTCGACCTCGACGTCGACCCGAAGCTTGCCTGGGCGCTCACGCACATGGACCTCTTCCCCATAGAGGTCAACGATGCCCCGCTCGCGTCGCTCCTTCGCGTGCCGGGCATCGGTCCGAAGGGCGCCCGCAGGATCGTCTCGGCGCGCAGGGGGTCACCCCTCGGGTTCGAGGACCTCAGGCGCCTCCGCGTCACGCTCAAGCGGGCCAGGCACTTCCTCACGTGCTCGGGCGTACGTGACCCCACGAGCCCGCTGGACGCCGAGCTCATTCGTCAGAGGGTGATAAGCGATGCGCGGAACAGCAGGTACAACAAGGCCCAACGTCAGGAGGGGCTGCAGCTCTCCCTCTTCTGA
- a CDS encoding TIGR03915 family putative DNA repair protein, which yields MPSASERQLLALITRGMGDGGVLLACDATLEGVLTATGMGYLAHADPSTLRLAPHEGAQPRLGEALVDVETDYELASRVWRGFQAHVSRGCRRPSSQAACPEGCAGGCGRHAALMAASDDPAMPEILHRYLRAGFDLGAALRLHAADPDVAQALDLARSVSAECERMRQFARFSHMADGLFLATIRPAADVLPFVASYFTARLGTERFCVIDPGHRVAALHEAGGMTTLVALRPSDAEELASRDDLASDEHYVRAMWKRLYDGLALPGRDRTHRGYDLRQQYLPQRLWTLLPELDPRNDRPGPYVPARYAGGARQEASHPSETLPPDT from the coding sequence ATGCCTTCGGCTTCCGAACGTCAGCTCCTCGCCCTGATCACCCGCGGGATGGGAGACGGCGGCGTGCTCCTCGCTTGCGATGCCACCCTCGAGGGGGTCCTCACCGCCACCGGGATGGGATACCTCGCGCATGCCGACCCATCCACGCTACGCCTTGCACCGCACGAGGGAGCACAGCCCCGCCTCGGCGAGGCGCTCGTCGACGTCGAGACCGACTACGAGCTCGCCTCGCGGGTCTGGAGGGGGTTCCAGGCACATGTGTCGCGCGGGTGTCGACGCCCCTCCTCGCAGGCGGCATGTCCCGAAGGGTGTGCCGGTGGGTGTGGCCGTCATGCGGCGCTCATGGCGGCGAGTGACGACCCGGCGATGCCGGAGATTCTCCACCGCTACCTCAGGGCCGGCTTCGACCTGGGGGCAGCCCTCCGCCTCCATGCGGCGGACCCCGATGTGGCGCAGGCACTCGATCTCGCACGGTCCGTCTCGGCGGAATGTGAGCGCATGAGGCAGTTCGCGCGCTTCTCGCACATGGCGGATGGCCTCTTCCTCGCGACCATCCGTCCCGCGGCAGACGTCCTACCCTTCGTCGCAAGCTACTTCACGGCACGGCTCGGCACCGAGCGGTTCTGCGTGATCGACCCAGGCCATCGCGTCGCCGCGCTCCACGAGGCAGGCGGCATGACCACGCTCGTGGCGCTGAGGCCGTCAGATGCCGAGGAGCTCGCATCGCGCGATGACCTCGCCTCGGACGAGCACTACGTGCGCGCCATGTGGAAGCGGCTCTACGACGGCCTCGCACTTCCTGGACGAGACCGGACCCACCGGGGCTATGACCTGCGCCAGCAGTACCTGCCGCAGCGCCTCTGGACGCTACTGCCAGAGCTCGACCCGAGGAACGACCGCCCAGGTCCCTATGTCCCAGCCCGCTACGCGGGAGGTGCCCGTCAGGAGGCCTCCCACCCTTCGGAGACCTTGCCCCCTGACACATGA
- a CDS encoding DivIVA domain-containing protein, producing the protein MAITPADIEQLTFSPSKHGYDTEEVDSFLEQCAGEVDGMLQKIADLKGRLTTSESQLAAAQAQVTSLQQELASNASSTSGTTIAPVAEPMSGVSSASEHQISQALIVAQQSADRIVAEAKESSDHIREEADQKAREVIRQALAEKQNELDEIDRLKQSREDFRTEYKGLLQHFMDDAEAAFPNQILSSTPTGSTGTHHDIAGTSQTMAQAYAAPVSQAPIQAPAGDGLGIDDLD; encoded by the coding sequence ATGGCAATCACACCCGCAGACATCGAACAGCTCACCTTCTCTCCCTCCAAGCATGGCTATGACACCGAGGAGGTCGATTCCTTCCTCGAGCAGTGCGCCGGCGAGGTCGACGGGATGCTTCAGAAGATTGCCGACCTCAAGGGTCGCCTCACGACCTCGGAGTCACAGCTTGCTGCCGCGCAGGCGCAGGTCACCTCGCTCCAGCAGGAGCTTGCCAGCAACGCCTCATCCACCAGCGGTACCACCATCGCGCCGGTCGCCGAGCCGATGTCCGGTGTCTCCAGCGCGTCCGAGCACCAGATCTCCCAGGCTCTCATCGTGGCCCAGCAGAGCGCCGACCGCATCGTCGCCGAGGCCAAGGAGAGCTCCGACCACATCCGCGAGGAGGCTGACCAGAAGGCTCGCGAGGTCATCCGTCAGGCCCTGGCCGAGAAGCAGAACGAGCTCGACGAGATCGACCGTCTCAAGCAGTCCCGCGAGGACTTCCGCACCGAGTACAAGGGCCTGCTCCAGCACTTCATGGACGATGCCGAGGCGGCGTTCCCCAACCAGATCCTCTCGTCCACGCCCACGGGCTCGACGGGCACGCATCACGACATCGCCGGTACGTCCCAGACCATGGCCCAGGCCTACGCGGCTCCCGTGAGCCAGGCTCCCATCCAGGCTCCTGCCGGGGACGGGCTTGGCATCGACGACCTCGACTAG
- a CDS encoding YggT family protein, which produces MASIATVVNALIRFYEILVVVWCVLSWFPMGSGSLITDVRQVIDRIVGPFMHIFQRFIPPLGGIDLSPVVAIFLLDCARGLLVSILL; this is translated from the coding sequence ATGGCAAGCATCGCCACCGTCGTGAACGCCCTCATCCGCTTCTACGAGATACTCGTGGTGGTGTGGTGCGTCCTGTCCTGGTTCCCCATGGGGTCCGGGAGCCTCATCACGGACGTGCGACAGGTGATCGACCGGATCGTAGGCCCGTTCATGCACATCTTCCAACGGTTCATCCCGCCTCTGGGCGGCATCGACCTCTCTCCGGTTGTGGCGATATTCTTACTCGACTGTGCCAGGGGCCTTCTTGTGTCTATACTTCTATAA
- the proC gene encoding pyrroline-5-carboxylate reductase codes for MISATVGIMGAGSMGASIARGLVSSGTCSGPSVFVCDHHHDTLQALADEHGVVACPDAAALVAAAPDVILLAVKPQVLNGAIASLASCCHDRLVVSIAAGVSLATLETALPDSRVVRVMPNLPVSVRSGASAITAGSRATSADVELVTTLFSALGSAHVMREDQLDAEGAVVGCAPAYFALLVDTLTRAGIRAGLPAAAAREMLEATMAGTAESLLASGDHPRCYLEGVTSPGGTTAAALTKLEPAVMQASYDAIDAALARTRELAGD; via the coding sequence ATGATCTCAGCCACTGTCGGTATCATGGGCGCCGGTTCGATGGGTGCCTCCATCGCCCGAGGGCTCGTCTCGTCAGGCACCTGCTCGGGTCCCTCCGTCTTCGTGTGCGACCATCACCACGACACGCTCCAGGCGCTTGCGGACGAGCACGGGGTCGTCGCATGTCCCGATGCGGCGGCATTGGTTGCGGCGGCGCCAGACGTCATTCTGCTTGCCGTTAAGCCTCAGGTGCTCAATGGTGCAATAGCCTCGCTTGCAAGCTGCTGCCACGACCGTCTCGTGGTCTCGATCGCGGCAGGCGTGAGCCTTGCCACGCTCGAGACCGCCCTTCCTGACTCGCGTGTGGTCCGTGTCATGCCGAACCTGCCGGTGTCCGTCCGCTCTGGCGCCTCGGCGATCACGGCTGGCTCACGTGCCACGTCAGCGGATGTCGAGCTTGTGACCACGCTCTTCTCGGCCCTAGGTTCCGCCCATGTGATGCGCGAGGACCAGCTCGATGCCGAGGGGGCCGTGGTGGGCTGCGCGCCAGCGTACTTCGCGCTCCTGGTGGACACCCTCACGCGGGCTGGCATCAGGGCCGGGCTCCCTGCGGCGGCTGCTCGCGAGATGCTCGAGGCCACGATGGCTGGCACGGCCGAGTCCCTGCTCGCCTCCGGGGACCATCCTCGCTGTTACCTGGAGGGGGTCACGAGCCCCGGTGGCACCACCGCGGCTGCCCTCACCAAGCTCGAGCCTGCCGTCATGCAAGCCTCCTACGATGCGATCGATGCGGCACTCGCCAGGACGAGGGAGCTCGCCGGCGACTGA
- a CDS encoding cell division protein SepF: protein MGFLNNLRDKLRSGSDDDGYYDDAQDGYDQYYDDQDPSGGAYGQASNDGVLGNTSRPEADSVSVYTRSGRPVTGAPSYSAPAATTTSWQTLPSERDYDDAPDARGYADPSVAPQQPVRVPSGQLPPYVLAPTAYDDVQTVVRRVRTNQPVVLSFKGLQIEVATRVLDFCLGFSCGIDGSVQELGDRVFVVLPAGITLSQADLDKLAQDGTLGR, encoded by the coding sequence ATGGGTTTCCTCAACAACCTTCGTGACAAGCTCCGTTCCGGGTCAGACGATGACGGCTACTATGACGATGCCCAGGACGGCTATGACCAGTACTACGACGACCAAGACCCCTCGGGCGGTGCCTATGGCCAGGCCAGCAATGATGGCGTGCTCGGCAACACCTCACGCCCCGAGGCCGACAGCGTCTCGGTCTACACGAGGAGCGGCCGACCCGTCACAGGGGCACCTTCCTACTCGGCCCCTGCGGCGACCACGACCTCGTGGCAGACGCTCCCGTCGGAGCGCGACTATGACGATGCCCCCGACGCGCGCGGGTATGCCGACCCCTCGGTCGCCCCGCAGCAGCCGGTCCGCGTTCCCTCGGGCCAGCTCCCGCCCTATGTCCTCGCGCCGACGGCCTATGACGACGTGCAGACCGTGGTGCGGCGCGTCCGTACCAACCAACCCGTCGTGCTCTCGTTCAAGGGCCTCCAGATAGAGGTCGCCACGCGGGTGCTCGACTTCTGCCTCGGCTTCTCGTGCGGCATAGACGGGTCGGTCCAAGAGCTCGGAGACCGCGTCTTCGTGGTGCTCCCCGCAGGAATCACGCTCTCTCAGGCCGACCTCGACAAGCTTGCCCAAGACGGCACCCTCGGGAGGTAG
- a CDS encoding YggS family pyridoxal phosphate-dependent enzyme — MAEQSESAYEAFLGERRARIMERVAGAARRSGRATGDVLVEAVSKTVDVPAVVDAVHVGYDTFGENRPQELTRKLAGLASVPEAQPVRFDMIGNLQTNKINQVLGHVGLIHSVSSLHLAQAVSKRAVAHGLVEPILLEINVSGEESKSGMSCDQAVASLDEVLALPGLSLQGLMTMAPRDEPDEARRTFSGLRGLVEDLRGRSGLALPVLSCGMSDDFQIAIEEGSTLVRLGRVVFSEDYTFDADR, encoded by the coding sequence ATGGCGGAGCAGAGTGAGTCTGCATACGAGGCATTCCTAGGGGAGAGGCGCGCGCGGATCATGGAGCGGGTCGCAGGAGCCGCGCGCCGTTCGGGACGTGCGACGGGCGACGTGCTCGTGGAGGCCGTCTCGAAGACGGTCGACGTACCTGCCGTGGTCGATGCGGTCCACGTCGGCTATGACACCTTCGGCGAGAACCGCCCGCAGGAGCTCACCCGGAAGCTTGCAGGGCTCGCCTCCGTTCCCGAGGCCCAGCCCGTGAGGTTCGACATGATCGGCAACCTCCAGACCAACAAGATCAACCAGGTGCTCGGTCACGTGGGCCTCATCCACTCAGTCTCGTCGCTCCATCTCGCGCAGGCGGTCTCGAAGCGTGCGGTCGCCCACGGCCTCGTCGAGCCCATCCTGCTCGAGATCAATGTGAGCGGGGAGGAGTCCAAGTCTGGGATGTCGTGTGACCAGGCGGTCGCATCACTCGATGAGGTCCTTGCGCTTCCGGGCCTCTCCCTTCAGGGACTCATGACCATGGCGCCGAGGGACGAGCCCGACGAGGCCCGTCGTACCTTCTCGGGCCTCCGTGGCCTCGTCGAGGACCTGAGAGGCCGCAGTGGGCTCGCGCTTCCCGTGCTCTCCTGCGGAATGAGTGATGATTTCCAGATTGCCATCGAGGAGGGTTCAACCCTCGTTAGGCTAGGTAGGGTAGTATTCTCCGAGGACTATACGTTCGATGCAGATCGCTAA
- a CDS encoding phosphate uptake regulator PhoU — MREQFNRQLSALRQELVSILADVDLEIHGSVDALIQDDKALAKRTKKATKGIDARCADLEDQAYNLIVLQQPVASDLRLLQFIIYSDFNLARMSKHAREIAKTVKRCHGHEVPGQLLDLLASEAHLVYRVLGTTAEAIVESDLGLAASLPALAAPVETIYKQFFRSFVQLPQDTDRDAVMRIMVVARLLERICDNSLEIGSRLVFLLTGRRQALVDLAALSEDQLKALYVARGEGLSFDIDTDADLARQIPEVSITSLHPGRPSRVLRVEEPQPPAVPAEAGDAAAAVPPPDEAATKGTAHIVESKDEGAVSDGGAE, encoded by the coding sequence ATGCGTGAGCAGTTCAACCGTCAGCTCTCGGCGCTCCGTCAGGAGCTCGTGAGCATCCTCGCCGACGTCGACCTCGAGATCCACGGTTCCGTCGACGCCCTCATCCAGGACGACAAGGCCTTGGCCAAGCGCACGAAGAAGGCCACGAAGGGCATCGACGCGCGCTGTGCCGACCTCGAGGACCAGGCCTATAACCTGATCGTGCTCCAGCAGCCCGTCGCGAGCGACCTGAGGCTGCTGCAGTTCATCATCTATAGCGACTTCAACCTCGCCCGCATGTCGAAGCATGCCCGCGAGATCGCCAAGACCGTCAAGCGCTGCCATGGTCATGAGGTCCCAGGCCAGCTGCTCGACCTGCTGGCCAGCGAGGCGCACCTGGTGTACCGCGTCCTCGGGACCACCGCCGAGGCCATCGTCGAGTCCGACCTTGGCCTTGCCGCGTCCCTTCCTGCCCTTGCGGCGCCTGTCGAGACCATCTACAAGCAGTTCTTCCGCTCGTTCGTCCAGCTTCCCCAAGACACCGACAGGGACGCCGTCATGCGCATCATGGTTGTCGCGCGCCTCCTCGAGCGCATCTGTGACAACTCGCTCGAGATCGGGAGTCGTCTGGTCTTCCTTCTGACGGGTCGCAGGCAGGCGCTGGTCGACCTTGCGGCACTCTCCGAGGACCAGCTCAAGGCCCTGTACGTGGCGCGTGGCGAGGGCCTCTCCTTCGACATCGACACGGATGCGGACCTCGCTCGCCAGATTCCCGAGGTGAGCATCACGTCCCTTCATCCAGGGCGTCCTAGCAGGGTCCTCAGGGTCGAGGAGCCCCAGCCGCCGGCCGTGCCGGCCGAAGCCGGCGATGCCGCCGCGGCGGTACCGCCTCCGGACGAGGCGGCTACGAAAGGGACTGCGCACATAGTGGAGAGCAAGGATGAGGGGGCCGTGTCGGATGGCGGAGCAGAGTGA
- the pstB gene encoding phosphate ABC transporter ATP-binding protein PstB, whose amino-acid sequence MTEYRHAPHVEGSGIHVADFDFWYGDFHALAGVGMDIAPCKVTSFIGPSGCGKSTFLRCLNRMNDLIEGTRCTGTMELDGADIYAEGVDPVDLRRRIGMIFQQPNPFPKSIYENVAFGPRLQGVTSKSDLDGIVEESLKRANLWREVSSQLDKNGLALSGGQQQRLCIARVLAVQPDVLLMDEPCSAIDPTSVQKVEDLMVELAPEMTIIIVTHNMQQAGRVSDYMAFFLQEQAGEPASLIEYGATKEIFSSPRDKRTEDYITGRFG is encoded by the coding sequence ATGACCGAGTACCGACACGCTCCGCACGTCGAGGGAAGCGGCATCCATGTCGCCGACTTCGACTTCTGGTATGGCGACTTCCACGCGCTCGCGGGCGTCGGGATGGACATCGCCCCCTGTAAGGTCACCTCGTTCATAGGCCCCTCGGGCTGCGGGAAGTCCACCTTCCTGCGGTGTCTCAACCGGATGAACGACCTCATCGAGGGCACGCGCTGCACGGGCACCATGGAGCTTGACGGTGCCGACATCTATGCGGAGGGGGTCGACCCTGTCGACCTCAGGCGGCGCATCGGCATGATCTTCCAGCAACCCAACCCGTTCCCCAAGTCCATCTACGAGAACGTCGCGTTCGGGCCGCGCCTCCAGGGGGTGACCTCAAAGTCGGACCTCGACGGCATCGTGGAGGAGTCGCTCAAGCGGGCAAACCTCTGGCGTGAGGTCTCGAGCCAGCTCGACAAGAACGGCCTCGCGCTCTCGGGCGGACAGCAGCAGCGCCTCTGCATCGCGCGTGTCCTGGCCGTCCAGCCGGACGTGCTCCTCATGGACGAGCCTTGCAGCGCCATCGACCCCACGAGCGTCCAGAAGGTCGAGGACCTCATGGTCGAGCTCGCTCCCGAGATGACCATCATTATCGTGACGCACAACATGCAGCAGGCCGGCCGTGTCTCCGACTACATGGCATTCTTCCTGCAGGAGCAGGCGGGGGAGCCCGCCAGCCTCATCGAGTATGGTGCCACCAAGGAGATCTTCTCGTCCCCTCGTGACAAGCGCACGGAGGACTACATCACCGGCCGCTTCGGCTGA